One segment of Pseudobythopirellula maris DNA contains the following:
- the lpxA gene encoding acyl-ACP--UDP-N-acetylglucosamine O-acyltransferase: protein MATKIAANAWVDPKAEIDEDVEIGPFCTVGPGAKIGRGTRLLNSVTLMGRVTLGRENTVYANSVIGGEPQDVSYGGAPTLVEIGDGNVIREGVTINRASEKEDGVTRLGNHNFLMATSHVAHDCKLGDHIIIANGTMLGGHVHVMDHASISGAVAVHHYSTIGSFSFVGGLSRVLHDVPPYMLSEGTPARPRCINIVALKRNNFSPREIDCLAEAHRLLYRAKVGVQPATEVLRGADQIVEPVSRLLAFIGNQAEGRHGRGREAVRRAA, encoded by the coding sequence ATGGCGACCAAGATCGCAGCGAACGCCTGGGTCGACCCCAAGGCCGAGATCGACGAGGACGTCGAGATCGGACCCTTCTGCACCGTCGGGCCGGGCGCAAAAATCGGCCGCGGCACGCGGCTGCTGAATTCCGTCACGCTCATGGGCCGAGTGACCCTAGGCCGTGAGAACACCGTTTACGCGAACAGCGTGATCGGCGGCGAGCCCCAGGACGTCAGCTACGGCGGCGCCCCCACGCTCGTGGAGATCGGCGACGGCAACGTGATCCGCGAAGGGGTCACGATCAACCGCGCCAGCGAGAAGGAAGACGGCGTCACCCGGCTCGGGAACCACAACTTCCTGATGGCCACGAGCCACGTGGCGCACGACTGCAAGCTCGGCGACCACATCATCATCGCCAATGGCACGATGCTCGGCGGCCACGTCCACGTGATGGACCACGCCTCGATCTCGGGCGCCGTGGCGGTGCACCACTACTCGACGATCGGCAGCTTCAGCTTCGTGGGGGGACTCTCCCGCGTGCTGCACGACGTGCCCCCCTACATGCTCAGCGAGGGGACCCCGGCGCGGCCGCGGTGCATCAACATCGTCGCGCTGAAGCGCAACAACTTCTCGCCACGCGAGATCGACTGTCTCGCCGAGGCTCACCGGCTGCTCTACCGGGCGAAGGTGGGCGTGCAGCCGGCCACCGAGGTGCTGCGCGGCGCCGATCAGATCGTCGAGCCGGTCTCCCGGCTGTTGGCCTTTATCGGCAACCAGGCCGAGGGCCGTCACGGACGCGGACGCGAAGCAGTCAGGAGAGCGGCGTGA